A genome region from Natronobeatus ordinarius includes the following:
- a CDS encoding tyrosine-type recombinase/integrase, whose translation MSDSLEPIDPQRALEMYVEGRRDELSENTLPSHVYRLESFTQWCAEEEIENLNTLTGRDLYAYRVWRREGQGEGRDEVATITLRGQLATLRAFLRFCADIDAVTEDLYTKVPLPTVSAAEGVSDSTLEPDRAVEILDYLYRHHYASRKHVTLLLLWHTGARAGGVRSLDLRDCDLEGDKPGLQFVHRPETDTPLKKGEKGERWNAISGHVAGVLQDYIDGPRERVTDDHGRDPLLTTRAGRPTVSTIRDTMYSITRPCWYGADCPHDRDLEECDATYYAKASTCPSSRSPHDVRSGRVTAYRREGVPRRVVGDRLDASDDILDRHYDRRNDREKAEQRRDYLPDL comes from the coding sequence ATGAGCGACTCCCTCGAGCCGATCGACCCCCAGCGCGCCCTCGAAATGTACGTCGAAGGACGCCGCGACGAACTGAGCGAGAACACGCTCCCGTCGCACGTCTACCGCCTCGAGTCGTTCACCCAGTGGTGCGCCGAGGAGGAGATTGAGAACCTGAACACGCTCACCGGCCGCGACCTGTACGCCTATCGCGTGTGGCGACGCGAGGGCCAGGGTGAGGGCCGCGACGAAGTGGCGACGATCACGCTCCGTGGGCAGCTCGCTACGTTGCGCGCATTCCTTCGGTTCTGTGCCGACATCGACGCGGTTACCGAGGACCTGTACACGAAGGTTCCGCTCCCGACGGTTTCGGCGGCCGAAGGCGTGAGCGACAGTACACTCGAGCCGGATCGCGCCGTCGAAATTCTCGACTATCTGTACCGGCACCACTACGCCTCGAGAAAGCACGTCACGCTGCTGTTGCTGTGGCACACCGGCGCTCGAGCCGGTGGGGTTCGATCGCTCGACCTTCGCGACTGCGACCTCGAGGGCGACAAGCCGGGGCTTCAGTTCGTCCACCGACCGGAGACGGACACCCCGCTCAAGAAAGGAGAGAAGGGAGAGCGGTGGAACGCGATCAGTGGTCACGTTGCTGGCGTTCTTCAGGATTACATCGACGGGCCGCGCGAGAGGGTAACTGACGATCACGGCCGGGACCCGCTGCTGACGACGAGAGCAGGACGACCGACTGTCTCGACGATTCGCGACACGATGTACAGCATCACTCGTCCGTGCTGGTACGGGGCTGACTGCCCACACGATCGTGACCTCGAGGAGTGTGACGCGACGTACTACGCGAAGGCGAGTACGTGCCCATCCTCGAGGTCGCCGCACGACGTCCGAAGTGGTCGGGTGACCGCGTACCGACGCGAGGGCGTCCCCCGTCGGGTCGTCGGTGACCGACTCGACGCAAGCGACGACATCCTCGATCGCCACTACGACCGGCGGAACGACCGCGAGAAGGCCGAACAGCGCCGCGACTACCTCCCCGATTTGTAA
- a CDS encoding PadR family transcriptional regulator — MNSGTDVGPGPHARQDASPSNNTDARCVRDELRKAVAAIDGGDPDSITTGFDSFWAHFIVEDADVDHVEETLTEHEFELVSVLETPYSLTQVNVDVADERELVADGGTSWADLTGFQRDCLEAILHLENADETTYGLAISRELEDQYGDVNHGRLYPNLDELVDVGFVELGQVDRRTNSYTLTSSGRAVLEERAHTLADACGLSVAVTDGGDDA; from the coding sequence ATGAACTCCGGAACTGATGTGGGGCCAGGACCCCACGCACGGCAAGATGCATCGCCCTCGAATAATACTGACGCTCGCTGTGTTCGCGACGAACTTCGGAAGGCCGTCGCGGCGATCGACGGTGGTGACCCTGACAGCATCACCACCGGCTTCGATTCGTTCTGGGCGCACTTCATCGTCGAAGACGCCGACGTCGACCACGTCGAGGAGACGCTGACCGAGCACGAGTTCGAGTTGGTCTCGGTCCTCGAGACGCCATACTCGCTCACGCAAGTCAACGTCGACGTCGCCGACGAGCGCGAGCTTGTGGCCGACGGCGGCACCAGTTGGGCCGACCTCACCGGCTTCCAGCGTGACTGCCTCGAGGCAATCCTCCACCTCGAGAACGCCGACGAGACGACCTACGGGCTCGCGATCAGCCGCGAACTCGAGGACCAGTACGGCGACGTGAACCACGGCCGGCTGTACCCCAACTTAGACGAGCTCGTCGATGTCGGGTTCGTCGAACTGGGCCAGGTCGACCGCCGGACGAACAGCTACACCCTGACCTCGAGCGGCCGGGCCGTGCTCGAGGAACGCGCCCACACGCTCGCCGACGCGTGCGGGCTATCGGTGGCCGTCACCGACGGGGGTGACGACGCGTGA
- a CDS encoding MarR family transcriptional regulator yields MRQSGTWMTIWDDRILEIIRDEDAGRVGDLAERDAIRVSQPSVSRRCKKLAEHGLLTPLGNGVYTITEEGEAYLDEEYDAENGVYLNRNNSQSGPNASETSQS; encoded by the coding sequence ATGAGGCAGTCGGGCACTTGGATGACGATCTGGGACGATCGCATCCTTGAAATCATACGGGACGAGGACGCTGGACGTGTGGGTGATTTAGCGGAACGAGATGCTATCCGCGTTTCTCAACCGTCTGTATCTCGTCGCTGCAAAAAATTAGCTGAGCACGGTTTACTCACACCGTTAGGGAACGGTGTCTACACAATCACCGAAGAGGGAGAAGCGTACCTTGATGAAGAGTACGACGCCGAAAACGGAGTGTATCTCAACCGAAACAACTCGCAGAGCGGTCCAAACGCCAGTGAAACCTCTCAATCCTAA
- a CDS encoding tyrosine-type recombinase/integrase, with product MNLQQHEKRDDMKVWLSQTEVEQLLEAAPDTQKRLAFALGARCGLRSHEVLDVTPKDVVSTDAGTVLRVRAGKGEKYRETPVPRDLATTIRTVSDVREAPASSPLLEISTTRSLRRWLTASAGELHQETGDDGWLHLGFHDLRRTWATSLASADVDPMLVLDWGGWNDLETFLEHYRGTYSPDAQRREREKVEWL from the coding sequence ATGAATCTTCAACAACATGAGAAACGAGACGACATGAAGGTCTGGCTCAGCCAGACCGAAGTGGAGCAGCTGCTCGAGGCGGCTCCCGACACCCAGAAACGACTCGCGTTCGCTCTCGGCGCGCGCTGTGGCCTTCGATCCCACGAGGTGCTCGACGTCACCCCGAAGGACGTCGTGAGCACCGACGCCGGAACGGTCCTGCGGGTTCGTGCCGGGAAAGGTGAGAAGTACCGCGAGACACCCGTTCCGCGCGATCTCGCGACGACGATTCGCACGGTGAGCGACGTTCGTGAGGCTCCGGCCAGTTCTCCGCTGCTCGAGATCTCGACGACGCGCTCGCTCCGGCGATGGCTCACCGCGAGCGCTGGCGAGCTACACCAGGAGACTGGCGACGACGGCTGGTTGCACCTGGGCTTTCACGACCTCCGGCGGACCTGGGCGACGTCGCTCGCCTCGGCCGACGTCGACCCGATGCTGGTTCTCGACTGGGGTGGCTGGAACGACCTGGAGACATTCCTCGAGCACTACCGCGGGACGTACTCACCTGACGCGCAACGACGAGAGCGAGAAAAAGTCGAGTGGCTCTGA
- a CDS encoding DNA-binding protein, translating to MTQVETTPHESHGRWKWDDWGRGPYDALSSVMLGPPFEGYLELDVEVDGEPWHIQVAYSKSGFAPRPRDNINASRLYEWDITARGQGESKLYYNISPRHPNLRHWQTGDRVNLPWESQFGEVDGVDVEYEPSNVEPERALELLPEIYAAIFEAAGEPIYHEYFRKPPHPEYSREWAHERYVRVRRERAETLAKSGVLQKVIHHLTDMEGVKAELKIDNREVINHQNRLVLDPASVAELLPGHTYGRKFEIYQLADPDAVSKDHPSYHPKVEVLANKKMNDGEAWAWADRQRVVEEIDETLMNFLAWDDIPLAPDATGVYVPDDHFDAVAREDHVELYPDPTPRLEVKTDHLLLTTLRDMSDTAEEIAGIVATDGGADVDELADQLGKHPATIYRAITDLGEIVDLEEGHVSYRVRKYREEIRALVESAEYAIDSYADRLQHVMGLADHVAECSPFQRWLAENGADLEFDQEGNPKRLRIDTILSWFKADSFETAQRVASEALEKWTRSGNDPAVLRRTSMTWTTPGGTTETGFVGAIADH from the coding sequence GTGACCCAGGTCGAGACCACCCCTCACGAGTCTCACGGCCGCTGGAAGTGGGACGACTGGGGGCGCGGCCCGTACGACGCGCTCTCGAGCGTGATGCTCGGCCCACCGTTCGAGGGATACCTCGAGCTGGACGTCGAGGTCGACGGCGAGCCGTGGCACATCCAGGTGGCCTACTCGAAGTCGGGGTTCGCCCCCCGCCCACGGGACAACATCAACGCCTCGCGGCTGTACGAGTGGGACATTACGGCTCGGGGACAGGGTGAGTCGAAGCTGTATTACAACATCTCTCCCCGACATCCGAACCTCCGTCACTGGCAGACGGGCGATCGCGTGAACCTGCCGTGGGAATCACAGTTCGGTGAGGTCGACGGCGTCGACGTCGAGTACGAGCCGTCGAACGTCGAACCCGAGCGCGCCCTCGAGTTGCTGCCGGAGATCTACGCCGCGATCTTCGAGGCCGCCGGTGAGCCGATCTATCACGAGTACTTCCGAAAGCCGCCACACCCCGAGTACAGCCGCGAGTGGGCACACGAGCGGTACGTCCGCGTTCGCCGTGAGCGCGCGGAGACGCTGGCGAAGTCGGGCGTACTCCAGAAGGTGATCCACCACCTGACGGATATGGAAGGGGTGAAGGCCGAGCTGAAGATCGACAACCGAGAGGTCATCAACCACCAGAACCGGCTCGTGCTCGACCCGGCGTCGGTGGCCGAACTGCTGCCGGGGCACACCTACGGCCGAAAGTTCGAGATCTACCAGCTCGCCGACCCCGACGCGGTGTCGAAAGATCACCCGTCGTACCACCCGAAAGTGGAAGTCCTGGCGAACAAGAAGATGAACGACGGTGAGGCATGGGCATGGGCCGACCGCCAGCGCGTCGTCGAGGAGATTGACGAGACGCTGATGAACTTCCTCGCGTGGGACGACATCCCGCTCGCACCCGATGCAACCGGCGTCTACGTCCCCGACGACCACTTCGACGCCGTGGCGCGTGAGGATCACGTCGAACTCTATCCGGACCCGACGCCGCGCCTCGAGGTGAAGACGGACCACCTGCTGCTGACGACGCTTCGCGACATGAGCGACACTGCCGAGGAGATCGCGGGAATCGTCGCGACCGACGGCGGCGCCGACGTCGACGAACTCGCCGACCAGCTGGGGAAACACCCCGCGACGATCTACCGGGCGATCACCGACCTCGGCGAGATCGTCGACCTCGAGGAGGGCCACGTCTCCTACCGCGTGCGGAAGTACCGCGAGGAGATCCGTGCGCTCGTCGAGAGCGCCGAGTACGCGATCGACAGCTACGCCGACCGCCTCCAGCACGTGATGGGCCTCGCCGATCACGTCGCCGAGTGCTCACCTTTCCAGCGGTGGCTCGCCGAAAACGGCGCCGACCTCGAGTTCGACCAGGAGGGCAACCCGAAGCGACTCCGGATCGACACCATTCTCTCCTGGTTCAAAGCGGACAGCTTCGAGACTGCCCAGCGCGTCGCGAGCGAAGCCCTCGAGAAGTGGACCCGTTCAGGGAACGATCCGGCGGTGCTCCGGCGGACGTCGATGACCTGGACGACGCCCGGCGGCACGACTGAAACCGGATTCGTCGGCGCCATCGCCGATCACTGA
- a CDS encoding DUF488 family protein, whose protein sequence is MTVRTAYFGGLNSRFEPAEADDVFGVVRYPKDFVERLTDRNIPAVAPPADLLEAFKTVENAADRNGDPNPSAIAWDSVRYEPRYLAHLEQPGPSLVVDELRDRARERDVWLVCWEKDARWCHRRLLANAIVADLEDVDVVHHPDPSTIPLEEPDESPEASLADFAGAGGA, encoded by the coding sequence GTGACGGTTCGAACGGCCTACTTCGGCGGGCTGAACTCCCGATTCGAACCCGCTGAGGCTGACGACGTCTTCGGCGTCGTTCGCTATCCGAAGGATTTCGTCGAGCGGCTCACCGACCGGAACATCCCGGCCGTTGCGCCTCCGGCCGATCTCCTCGAGGCGTTCAAGACCGTCGAGAACGCGGCCGACCGGAACGGCGATCCGAACCCGTCGGCGATCGCCTGGGACTCTGTTCGGTACGAGCCGCGGTATCTCGCTCACCTCGAGCAGCCGGGACCGAGTCTGGTCGTCGACGAGCTGCGCGATCGCGCTCGCGAGCGTGACGTCTGGCTCGTCTGCTGGGAGAAAGACGCCCGCTGGTGTCACCGGCGGCTGCTCGCGAACGCGATCGTCGCCGACCTCGAGGACGTCGACGTCGTCCACCACCCGGACCCGTCGACGATCCCCCTCGAGGAACCCGATGAGTCGCCGGAAGCGAGTCTCGCTGACTTCGCTGGAGCCGGAGGTGCGTGA
- a CDS encoding DUF7563 family protein, which yields MVGVSVHTWQSASTSRCLHCGSHVTDQFCRVFGDDRDRAHRCGECDSYARLSRGSAAGVDVPIPDPETSAGRHGGEPR from the coding sequence GTGGTCGGCGTGAGCGTTCACACCTGGCAGTCGGCCAGTACCTCGAGGTGCCTCCACTGTGGTTCCCACGTCACTGACCAGTTCTGCCGAGTGTTCGGTGACGATCGCGACCGCGCCCACCGCTGTGGCGAGTGTGATAGCTACGCCCGACTGAGCCGCGGCTCCGCTGCTGGCGTCGACGTCCCGATCCCGGACCCGGAGACGTCCGCGGGGCGCCACGGAGGTGAGCCGCGATGA